AAACTCAAGCAGCTTGCTGAAAAGAATGGACGCGAAATCAGTGTTTGTGTGGTGGAGAAGGGTTCGGAGGCCGGTGCGCACTCGCTTGCCGGTGCCATCATCGATCCGATTTCTTTGAATGAGCTGATTCCCGATTGGAAAGAAAAAGGCGCGCCGCTGACGCGTACAGTGACGAAGGACAGGGTTTTGTTCCTGACCGAGAAAAAAGCGTTCAATCTACCCGTTACCCCGAATTTCGACAACCATGCGAACTATATTGCCAGCTTGGGCGAAGTCGTGCGCTGGCTGGCAGAGCAGGCGGAAAGTTTAGGCGTGGAAATCTATCCGGGCTTTGCCGCCGCCGAAGTGCTGTATCACGAAGACGGTTCGGTCAAAGGCATTGCGACCGGTAATATGGGCGTGGGCAAAGACGGCGAACCGACCGATTCATTCCAGCCAGGCATGGAGCTTTGGGCGCAGCAAACCCTGTTTGCCGAAGGCTGCCGCGGTTCGCTTTCCAAACAAGTCATCGAACGTTTCCAGCTCGACCAAAACAGCGAGCCGCAAACTTACGGCTTGGGCATTAAAGAAATTTGGGAAGTGCCGTCTGAAAAACATCAGCCCGGTTTGGTGATGCACAGTGCAGGCTGGCCGCTCGACAGCAAAACCTACGGCGGCTCGTTTATTTATCATTTTGACGAAAACAAAGTCGCTGTCGGCTTTGTGGTCGGTTTGGATTATCAAAACCCTTATCTGTCGCCGTTTGAAGAGTTCCAACGTTTCAAAACCCATCCTGAAATCCGCAAAACCTTTGAAGGCGGCCGCCGTATCGCGTATGGCGCGCGTTCGCTGATTGAAGGTGGTTTGCAAAGCCTGCCGAAGCTCTCGTTTAAAGGCGGCGTTTTAATCGGCGATGCCGCAGGTTTCCTGAATATGCCACGCATCAAAGGCATCCATACGGCCATGAAATCCGCCATGCTTGCCGCAGAAGCAGTGTTCCCTATGTTGGAAAACCTCGAAGAAGTGGAAAGCTTCGACAGCGGCAAAGAGACCACCGATTATCAGCAACGCTTTGAACAAAGCTGGCTGTATCAAGAGCTTTACGCCGCGCGCAATGTCCGTCCGTCATTCAAGTGGGGCGTTTACCTCGGCTCAATCTATACCGGTATCGACCAGATGATTTTCAGAGGCAAAGCCCCTTGGACTTTGAAACATCACGGCAAAGACAACGAGCAGCTTAAAAAAGCAGCCGAATGCAAGCCGATTGATTATCCGAAGCCCGACGGCGTGTTGACCTTCGACCGTTTGAGTAGCGTTTTCCTCGCCAATCTCGCGCACGAAGAAAACCAGCCAGACCATTTGGTACTGAAAAATCCGCAGGTCATGATAGACGTAAACTACAAAGAATACGCCTCGCCCGAAACCCGCTATTGTCCGGCCGGCGTATATGAAATCGTCGAAGAAAACGGCAGCCCGCGTCTGCAAATCAACGCCGCCAACTGCGTTCATTGCAAAACGTGCGACATCAAAGACCCGACGCAAAACATCACTTGGATTTGCCCCGAAGGCGGGAGCGGACCAAATTACGGCGGGATGTAATTTACTGTTTTAAAGTCAAAATCTAAAGGCCGTCTGAAAAGTTTCAGACGGCCTCTATCCTATTATTTCATCAATGGAAGCATTATGAACACGCACATTTGGCAGGCAGGCCGATTTGAAATCGCCTTAGACAAACCGAAAATCATGGGCATTGTCAATCTGACCCCCGATTCATTTTCCGATGGCGGCACCTATTCGCAAAATGTCCAAATAGCATTGGCACATGCCGAGCAGTTGCTGAAAGACGGTGCGGATATTCTCGATATCGGCGGCGAATCTACCCGTCCGGGTTCGGATGATGTTTCTCTCGAAGAAGAATGGGCCAGGGTGCAGCCGGTTTTGGCGGAAGTCGCCAAGTGGAATGTTCCCGTCAGTTTGGACACGCGCCGCACGGTGATTATGGAAAAAGCCTTGGCGCAAGGCGGCGTGGACATTATCAACGATGTTGCCGCATTGAGTGATGAAGGCGCAGTCGCATTGCTGGCGCAACAGCCGAATACAGGCGTGTGTCTCATGCACATGCAGGGTTTGCCCAAAACCATGCAGCTGAATCCGCAATATCAAGATGTCGTCGAAGAAGTCGCGCGTTATTTAAAAGCACGTGCGGCAGAATGCGTTCAAGCAGGCATTGCCCCTGAACGCATCACGCTAGACCCCGGCTTCGGTTTCGGCAAAAACCTGCAACACAACATTACCCTGATAAAACATTTGCCTGAATTGATGGAAGCAACCGGATTCCCACTTCTGATCGGCGTATCGCGCAAACGTATGATTGGCGAGCTGACAGGCGAACAAGATGCCGCCAAACGCGTACACGGCAGCGTCGCAGCCGCTTTGGCCACAGTGGCTAGAGGAGCGCAAATCATCCGTGTTCACGATGTCAAAGCAACATCGGACGCTTTGAAAGTTTGGGAAGCATTGGGTATATCGGCATAATACCCGAATAGAAAACCAACAGGCCGTCTGAAACATTGGCCCGGTATCTTGAACAAGCAACAAGTTATGCTATAATCCGCATCTACTCTTGACGGGTCTGTAGCTCAGGGGTTAGAGCAGGGGACTCATAATCCCTTGGTCGTGGGTTCGAAACCCACCGGACCCACCAAATATTAAAAATGCCCGAGGCTTTTGGCTTCGGGCATTTTTGTATTCATTGTTTTTGATGGGGTTAACATTCAAATTGATAAAGGTGAAGAGATAATTTACACTGCGAAATTAGGTTCAGGTAGTGGATTTTCGACAAATGGAACTATGGGGTGGTAATGGAAAGCATTTAAGAAAAAAAACACCAAATATAAGATTAAAAGCACCAATATCTAAGTTTAGTGCAAATGTAAGGAAAAATTAAATGATAGCATTAATACCTTATATATTTTTTGGTTTGATATTTTTGTATCTTGTTACTATAGTAACTAATTTTGTATTGGTCTATAAAATTCTAAAATCAGAAGGAATGACCTTAAGTTTTTTAGGGTTTTATTTGGGTGGAAAAAAATATCAAATAGATCTTATTTAAGGGCATTAAGAATAAATTGTATCTTTGCTACAATTATTTTTCTGTTAGAAGCTTATCATTATATTTTGTGATTTTGCTTCCTAAGCCCCATAACTACGACCCCAGGTAGAATACAATGAAGAATAATGTTAAAAATTGGACAACGGAAGAAGTCAAGCAATCATTAGATGAATTTAATGATGTTTTAATTAAAAATACTTTTCTTCTTCAGTATCTGAAAAAAGAGTTTTCAGCTTCAAGTGCTTATTGTTTGTCTATGCTGCCTGAAGAAGAAGATATATATGAAATATTGGTTAATGGGAATATTATTGTTGATTTAGAATTTAATAAACATACAAATGAAACAGTTGTTATTAATGTTACTGATGTTGATGAATACTTGAAAACTTTAACCAATGAGAGTGGTAGAGTATTTTTTACATTAGCAAAAGAAATCGGCAAACAGAAAAACATTTAACAAGAGCGAAATACAAATTAAAAACTCAATGGAGTGATGGCGTATTTAGGATAGATATGTTGAATGAAAAAAACAAATCTTTGTTTTTGGGGCTGACGTAGATTAGCAGTATGGAAATTTTTGTCGTGTAGGAATATGTCGCCCAGACTTGCAAGCAACGCTTCCATCAGGTAAAAGAGTGTATATTGAGTACGATCGAAGCACTTCATCGCGCGGAATACCACACGCAGATAGAATATTCAGCAATGATAAAAATGCTATTGTTATTTTAAGGACGTTAGATTGATTATGTAATTACTCTACGGTATTTGGCTTCATTACCATTGCCAGAAGGTTAATCTGTAGAAAAAGTGTAATCATTTTAATGGTTGATATTTTATAAACCAAAATAATACCGTCTGAGATTTCACAATCCAGACGGTATTTTATATTCTAAAGAAATATTTACAAGGTAAAACTCTATGGACTCATAATCAAAATTATGTTCATCATGGCTACGAAAGTTTTACTAACATTCCCAATTTTGTATTGGAAAAAGACCGTTACGTTGATTGGGAAGATACTTGGCGTACTTTTTGACTAGGGAATAAGTAAATGGAGAGCAGTTACTTTTTGCTTGCTCTGGTCGATATCTTTCTACTATTAATTTTTCCGAGTAATACTACATGCCCCTATATTGAGAGGCTGATGATTATTTCGATATAGCTGGACTGTTTTTCAGACGGCCTGAAAGTTTAATCAACCATTCTGCGTATTTCGTTGATGGGGATGCGCGGGGTATAGAGTATGTCGTAGGTTGGTTTGTCCAAAAGATCTTGCAGGGAGTATTGATCTAAATGGTTGAAGAAGGCTTTGATGGCGCCGGTAATGATGCCGGTCAGTCGGCAGGATGGGGTGATGAGGCATTCGTTGTTGTCGCCCATGCATTCGACGACCTGCATCGGCTCAAGATGGCGTACAACTGCACCGATATTGATGTTTTCAGGATTGTCTGCCAAGCGTAAACCGCCGCCTTTGCCGCGCACGCTGACCAGAAAACCGCCTTTGACTAATGAGGTAACTACTTTCATCAAATGGCTTTTGGAAATATTGTAAGTCTCGGCAATGGTGCCGATATTGACGAGGGTGTCGTCGTTGATGGCGGTATAAACCAATACGCGCAATCCGTAATCGGTATGTTGGGTCAGATACATGGCTGGCTCTTTAGATATTTTTATTATATGTCAAAAGCGTAGTACTTGGAGAGGGGCTGTTTGACTTTATGTGGGATTGGGTTTCATAATATCTGAAACATTTGAATTAATCCAGTTTGACAAACTGTTACCATTATAACGAACTTATGAAGCCCTTGAAACGCCATCCTGCCTTAATAGAACTTTCCCGCGAACATCATGGCTCGCTGTCGTTATGCGTCCGTCTCCTGCGTACGCCCGATCAAAGCCATCAGGCGGAGCTGGAGCCTCATTTTGTTGAGCTTGAGCCACATTTTTTGGAGGAGGAAACCATGTTTGCGCCGTATTGGGATAAGGTTGATCCGGCGTTGAGACAGCGTTTTGAAGGTGATCATGCCAAGTTGCGTGCGATGATGGCTCATCCTGAATATATGAATGAATCATGGAATAAGGATTTTGCGGTGACTTTGCGCGATCATGCGCGTTTTGAGGAACGCGAGCTTTTTCCTGCGATTGAACCTTTTTTGCCTTTGCCTGAGAATGTGTAATAGGGAAGGGAATCGATGGCCGTCTGAAAAGTTTCAGACGGCCTCTGTTGCTGTTTTATTATGATATAAAAATTGAAGGAACCACCATGAACGATTTGTTCAAACATCCTGTATGGGCAATGGCCTTCCGCCCGTTTTATTCGTTGGCGGCTTTGTATGGCGCATTGTCTATACTGCTTTGGGGCTTCGGCTTTCAGGGTACGCCTGAGTTGCCGGGTTTCTATTGGCATGCCCATGAAATGATTTGGGGCTACGCCGGATTGGTTGTCATTGCATTCTTATTGACGGCTGTGGCAACTTGGACAGGCCAGCCGCCGACACGCGGTAAGGCGTTGGCCGGTTTGACCGCATTTTGGCTGTTGGCCCGCATTTGTATGTTTATTCCTGGTTGGGGGGTAACGGCAAGCGGCATATTCGGTACGATTTTTTTCTGGTATGGCGCGGTATGCATGGCTTTGCCGGTAATTCGTTCTCAAAACAAGCGCAACTATGTTGCCGTGTTCGCTATTTTTGTTTTGGGCGGCACCCATTTCGCCTTCCATCTGAAAGTGCAGCCGTTTGATGCCATTGCGCTGATGACCGGTTTGCAATCCGGTTTGATTATGGTGGCCGGATTTATCGGTTTGATCGGTATGCGGATTATCTCGTTCTTTACGTCCAAGCGCCTGAACGTGCCGCAAATTCCCAGCCCTCAATGGGTGGCGCACGCCTCACTTTGGCTGCCTATGCTGACCGCCATGCTGATGGCGCATAACATTTTGCCGGGACTGGCCGCGTTGTTTGCTCTGGCTGCCGGTGTGATTTTTACCGTGCAGGTGTACCGCTGGTGGTATAAAGCCGTACTGAAAGAGCCTATGCTTTGGATTTTGTTTGCCGGCTATCTGTTTACAGGCTTGGGCTTGATTGCTGTCGGCATTTCTTATTGGGTTCCAAATTTCCTGAATTTGGGCGTGCACCTTATCGGCGTTGGCGGTATCGGCGTGCTGACTTTGGGCATGATGGCGCGAACTGCGCTTGGCCATACCGGCAACTCCATTTATCCGCCGCCTAAAGTGGTTCCTGTTGCCTTTTGGTTGATGATAGCCGCAACGGTTGTCCGTGTTTTGGCAACCTTTGTGAGTGGTACAGCATATACGCACAGTATCCGTTGCTCCGCCGCTTTGTTTGCCGCTTCTTTGCTGTTGTACGCATGGAAATATATTCCTTGGTTGATTCGTCCGCGTTCGGATGGTCGTCCGGGTTAACGGTTTAGCGAAATGAGAAGGCCGTCTGAAAAGTTTCAGACGGCCTTTATTTATTGATAACAAAAAAGCCTTTCAAAGTATGAAAGGCTTTTATTGAAACTGTGGCCTCGCCAACAGGAATCGAACCTGTATTTTACGCTTAGGAGGCATACGTTCTATCCGTTGAACTATGGCGAGGCGGTAAAGGAGGGATTTTAAACCTTTCCGGCAAAAAAAGACAATAAGCCGGCGGCAATCAAAGGGCCGACCGGAATGCCGCCGACAAAGGCAACGCCGATGACCGTGCCGATTAATAATCCGGTTACCAAAACAGGCTGTTCGCTCATCAATGGAACGCCGCGTCCGGCAAGCCATGCAACCAAAATGCCGATAAGGACGGCGGCAATCATTTTGAAATTGATAAACTCGGAAACCGGCGGGATCTGGATTTTACCGGAAACCAGCGGGCTCAATACACCGATGGTCAGCAGGATGATGCCCAGATGCAAACCGTGTTTTTCCACCAAGGGAAGATATTGCGACAAGGCCGTCTGCTGCATGAGCAGCAATACCGCCGCCGAAATCGTAATCGAGTTGTTGTTGCTGACGACGCCCAAAAAAATCAGCGTAACCAGAAACAAAGGGACAAAACTGAAATTCATCGGATTAAGATACTCGGGCCAAAGATTCTTTTGCCAGTTGGATCATGGCTTCTTTGACTTCGCTGTCAGGCAACACGTTTAATGAAGCGATGGCTTTGTCGACAGCTTTTTTCGCCTCGGAAATCGAATATGGCAAAGCGTCGGAGTTAACGACATAGTCGTGGATTTTTTCAAAATAGCTGCGGTCGGCATTTTCCAAAGCGTGGCGCACATCGTTTGCAGCCTGCTCGGAGCCGTTTCGCATCAGGTAAATCAATGGCAGGGTAGGTTTGCCTTCTGCCAAATCGTCGCCGACGTTTTTGCCGATTTCTTCGGTTTCGCCTGAATAGTCCAATACATCGTCAATGATTTGGAAAGCTGTACCGACGTACATGCCGTAGTCTTTCAAGGCTTGCTCGTGTTCGGGGGAAGCCTTGCCCAAAATTGCGCCGACTTGTGCGGCCGCTTCAAACAGTTTTGCTGTTTTGTATTGGATAACTTGGACGTATTGCTCTTCGGTAATATCCGTATTGCCGATGTTCATCAGCTGCATGACTTCGCCTTCGGCGATGATGTTGGTCGCATCTGCCATCACTTCCAAGATACGCATACTGCCCGAACCGACCATCAGTTGGAAGGCGCGTGTATAGAGGAAGTCGCCGACCAAAACAGCCGCCGCGTTGCCGAAGAGGTTGTTTGCCGTTTTACGGCCGCGGCGCAAATCGCTTTCATCGACGACATCGTCGTGCAGGAGGGTGGAGGTGTGGATGAATTCCACCATCGCTGCCAGCGAGTACAGTTTTTCATCGTCATGCCCGACTGCTTTGCCTGCCAAAATGGTAATAATCGGACGCAGGCGCTTACCACCTGCGCTGATGATGTATGTGCCGATTTGCGAAATCAGCGCAACATCGGATTGAACAGCTTGGTTGATGACCGCATTAACTTTGGCAAGGTCATCGGGCAGGTGGCGTTGGAAGTAAGGCAGGTTTTCGAGCATAAAACATTCTCTGTTGATAAAACGGAGCGGAGGCTCCAATGAATCTGTTTAAACCCGTACATTCGGTCGGGGTAATAACGTTGCATAAAGATATCAGCAATCCAGCGCGTGATTATATCAGTTAAAAAGCATGCAACATATCTTTCAGACGGCCTTTTCACTTGTAAATAAAATAAATTTTGACAAAACAGGCAAATAGAAATAGAATAGCTCGTTTCGCACATGGTGTGCGGAATGTTAACCTAATTCTCATGGAGTTGAGTATGTACGCGGTCGTAAAAACCGGCGGTAAACAATACAAAGTTTCCGTTGGCGAAAAATTGAAAGTAGAACAGATACCAGCCGAACTCGACAGCCAAATCGAACTGACTGAAGTTTTGATGATTGCTGACGGCGAATCTGTAAAAGTAGGCGCACCTTTTATCGAAGGCGCAAAAGTAACAGCTAAAGTCGTTGCTCATGGTCGTGGCGAGAAAGTACGCATTTTCAAAATGCGTCGTCGCAAACACTACCAAAAACGCCAAGGCCATCGCCAAAATTTCACCCAAATCGAAATCGTGGCAATCGCCTAATTTCAAGTAAGTTCAGGAGTATTACAAATGGCAAGTAAAAAAGCAGGCGGTAGCACCCGCAACGGTCGCGATTCAGAAGCCAAACGCTTGGGCGTTAAAGCCTACGGCAACGAGCTGATTCCGGCAGGCTCTATCATCGTTCGTCAACGTGGTACTAAATTCCACGCAGGTGACAACGTAGGCATGGGCAAAGACCACACTTTGTTTGCTAAAGTCGACGGTTACGTTGAATTCAAAACCAAAGGCGCGCTGAACCGTAAAACTGTCAGCATCCGTCCTTACACCGGTTCTGAAGAATAATCGTTTTACGATTGAAAACCGCATTCCTTTTCGGAATGCGGTTTTTGTTTGTCAGACTGTTTTGTCCGTTTGATAAAATCCGTATGTCTTGAAGCTTGATTTATATTAAGGCCAAAGTAAAAACGTGCTTACAATCGATGGCCTTTGTTTTATTCTATCGACTCTTTCTATATAATCTATCAAATGCCTTTGATTTACCCTCATGTAGCTAAACACAGTAAACTTAAGGCCGTCTGAAAAAATCCGTATCAGTTGAATACAAGGAATTCCTCCCATGAGCTTACACAGTGATATTCTCGTCGTCGGCGCAGGCCCTGCCGGATTAAGTTTTGCCGCAGAGTTGGCCGGAAGCGGGTTGAACATAACCCTGATTGAAAGAAGTCCTTTAGAAGTGTTGCAAAATCCGCCGTATGATGGCCGTGAAATCGCATTGACTCACTTGTCGCGTGAAATCATGCAGCGATTGGGTATGTGGGATTTGATTCCAAAAGACGAAATTTATCCTTTGCGCGATGCCAAAGTGTTGAACGGCCATTCCGATTACCAGCTCCATTTCCCGCAACCGACTCAGGCGCGCGGCGAGCCTGCGGACTGCTTGGGCTATTTGATTTCCAATCACAATATCCGCAAAGCCGCTTATGAAGTTGTGTCCAAATTGGACAACGTCAAAATTCTGACCGGCACCAATGTTAAAGAAGTCAAAACTTCTGATGATGAGGCGCAAGTCATTTTGGAAAGCGGAGAAGTATTGACCGGCCGTCTGTTGTTGGCCGCCGATAGCCGCTTCTCGCAAACGCGCCGTCAACTGGGCATTTCTTCCGATATGCACGATTACAGCCGTACCATGTTTGTGTGCCGCATGAAGCATACCTTGTCCAACCTGCATACCGCATATGAATGTTTCCACTACGGCCGCACCATTGCGTTGCTGCCTTTGGAAGAACACTTGACCAATACAGTGATTACGGTGGACAGCGATAAAGCCGAAACGATTAAAAATATGTCGCCGGAAGAGTTGGCAGCCAGCGTGAAAGAGCAACTCAAAGGCCGTTTGGGCGATATGGAATTGGTCAGCACCATTCACAATTATCCTTTGGTCGGCATGATTGCCCAACGTTTCTACGGCAAACGCAGCGCGTTGATCGGCGATGCCGCAGTCGGTATGCATCCGGTTACTGCGCATGGTTTCAACTTGGGTTTGGCAAGTGCCGATCTTTTGGCTAAATTGGTTCTTGAAGCCGAGCAACGCGGTCAGGATATTGGTGCGAAGAGCCTGCTGGAAAAATACAGCACCAAGCATATGCTCCACGCCCATCCGATTTACCACGGCACCAATATGCTGCTGAAACTCTTTACCAATGAAACTGCTCCGGCGAAACTGCTGCGCGGTTTGGTATTGCGTGCAAGCAATAATTTCCCGCCGCTGAAAAAACTGATTACCAAACAATTGACCGGTTAATTGTTTAAAACATAAAAGGCCGTCTGAACGATTAAAGTTTCAGACGGCCTTGTTTTTTATCTGCTGCTTATTTGGCTAAAACCGATTCGGGCATTTCTTGACGGACGTTTAAGGAAGTCAGTTTTTTGGTCAAGATGCTCAATACGATGCCGTAGGCGGGCAGGAAGAAGAGGGTACAGATGGCGAGTTTGAACAGATAATCGACAAATGCGATGCCCTGCCAGTTTGCCGCCATAAATTCATCGTTGCTGGCGTAAAAGGCAATGGCGAAAAACACCAGCGTGTCCAAAGCGTTGCCGACAACGGTGGAAGCAGTAGGGGCCGCCCACCATGATTTCAGACGGCGTAATCTGTTGAACACGAAAATATCGAGGATTTGCCCGAGCGCATAGGCGGAAAAGCTAGCCAATGCGATACGGCCGACGAAGGTGTTAAATTCGGCTAAAGATGCCCAGCCTGTCCAGTTGCCGTTATGAAAGAGGACGGAGAAGACGTAAGAGAGCAGCAGGGCCGGGAGCATAACCCAAAAAATAATCCGTCTCGCCAACGGCGCGCCGAAAATGCGCACGGTCAGGTCGGTAGCGAGGAAGATAAAGGGAAAGGAAAATGCGCCCCAAGTGGTAAAGATACCGAAAATTTGAAAGGGGAACTGCACCAGATAGTTGCTGGCGGCAATAATAAAAATATGGAAAAGCACCAGCCAGAAGAGCGCTTTCTTCTGCTGTGCAGCAGTAAATTCGTACATGGAAATCTTTCGGAAGTTTTTCAGACGGCATGAAGCCTTGCAAGACTGTGCAATAAAGAAAGTCTTGCAATGAAAAGTGCGTTAGACCGTCTGAATAGGATTATTGTGCATCGTGCTCAAACAGGCGTTTGCGCGCCAAAGCTTCAAACTCTGTACCTGCTTTGCCGTAGTTGGCAAACGGATGAATGGCGATGCCGCCGCGCGGTGTGAATTCGCCGAATACTTCGATGTATTTCGGATCCATTAGGGCGATGAGGTCTTTCATGATGATGTTGACGCAGTCTTCATGGAAGTCGCCGTGGTTGCGGAAGCTGAAGAGATAGAGTTTCAGTGATTTGCTTTCCACTATTTTGATATGGGGATGTAGCGGATGTAGATGGTGGC
This region of Neisseria subflava genomic DNA includes:
- a CDS encoding DUF441 domain-containing protein, with the protein product MNFSFVPLFLVTLIFLGVVSNNNSITISAAVLLLMQQTALSQYLPLVEKHGLHLGIILLTIGVLSPLVSGKIQIPPVSEFINFKMIAAVLIGILVAWLAGRGVPLMSEQPVLVTGLLIGTVIGVAFVGGIPVGPLIAAGLLSFFAGKV
- the ispB gene encoding octaprenyl diphosphate synthase, translated to MLENLPYFQRHLPDDLAKVNAVINQAVQSDVALISQIGTYIISAGGKRLRPIITILAGKAVGHDDEKLYSLAAMVEFIHTSTLLHDDVVDESDLRRGRKTANNLFGNAAAVLVGDFLYTRAFQLMVGSGSMRILEVMADATNIIAEGEVMQLMNIGNTDITEEQYVQVIQYKTAKLFEAAAQVGAILGKASPEHEQALKDYGMYVGTAFQIIDDVLDYSGETEEIGKNVGDDLAEGKPTLPLIYLMRNGSEQAANDVRHALENADRSYFEKIHDYVVNSDALPYSISEAKKAVDKAIASLNVLPDSEVKEAMIQLAKESLARVS
- a CDS encoding RrF2 family transcriptional regulator; amino-acid sequence: MYLTQHTDYGLRVLVYTAINDDTLVNIGTIAETYNISKSHLMKVVTSLVKGGFLVSVRGKGGGLRLADNPENINIGAVVRHLEPMQVVECMGDNNECLITPSCRLTGIITGAIKAFFNHLDQYSLQDLLDKPTYDILYTPRIPINEIRRMVD
- a CDS encoding hemerythrin domain-containing protein, whose product is MKPLKRHPALIELSREHHGSLSLCVRLLRTPDQSHQAELEPHFVELEPHFLEEETMFAPYWDKVDPALRQRFEGDHAKLRAMMAHPEYMNESWNKDFAVTLRDHARFEERELFPAIEPFLPLPENV
- a CDS encoding electron transfer flavoprotein-ubiquinone oxidoreductase — translated: MTETIERDSMQYDVVIVGAGPSGLSAAIKLKQLAEKNGREISVCVVEKGSEAGAHSLAGAIIDPISLNELIPDWKEKGAPLTRTVTKDRVLFLTEKKAFNLPVTPNFDNHANYIASLGEVVRWLAEQAESLGVEIYPGFAAAEVLYHEDGSVKGIATGNMGVGKDGEPTDSFQPGMELWAQQTLFAEGCRGSLSKQVIERFQLDQNSEPQTYGLGIKEIWEVPSEKHQPGLVMHSAGWPLDSKTYGGSFIYHFDENKVAVGFVVGLDYQNPYLSPFEEFQRFKTHPEIRKTFEGGRRIAYGARSLIEGGLQSLPKLSFKGGVLIGDAAGFLNMPRIKGIHTAMKSAMLAAEAVFPMLENLEEVESFDSGKETTDYQQRFEQSWLYQELYAARNVRPSFKWGVYLGSIYTGIDQMIFRGKAPWTLKHHGKDNEQLKKAAECKPIDYPKPDGVLTFDRLSSVFLANLAHEENQPDHLVLKNPQVMIDVNYKEYASPETRYCPAGVYEIVEENGSPRLQINAANCVHCKTCDIKDPTQNITWICPEGGSGPNYGGM
- the ubiM gene encoding 5-demethoxyubiquinol-8 5-hydroxylase UbiM, giving the protein MSLHSDILVVGAGPAGLSFAAELAGSGLNITLIERSPLEVLQNPPYDGREIALTHLSREIMQRLGMWDLIPKDEIYPLRDAKVLNGHSDYQLHFPQPTQARGEPADCLGYLISNHNIRKAAYEVVSKLDNVKILTGTNVKEVKTSDDEAQVILESGEVLTGRLLLAADSRFSQTRRQLGISSDMHDYSRTMFVCRMKHTLSNLHTAYECFHYGRTIALLPLEEHLTNTVITVDSDKAETIKNMSPEELAASVKEQLKGRLGDMELVSTIHNYPLVGMIAQRFYGKRSALIGDAAVGMHPVTAHGFNLGLASADLLAKLVLEAEQRGQDIGAKSLLEKYSTKHMLHAHPIYHGTNMLLKLFTNETAPAKLLRGLVLRASNNFPPLKKLITKQLTG
- the rplU gene encoding 50S ribosomal protein L21; the encoded protein is MYAVVKTGGKQYKVSVGEKLKVEQIPAELDSQIELTEVLMIADGESVKVGAPFIEGAKVTAKVVAHGRGEKVRIFKMRRRKHYQKRQGHRQNFTQIEIVAIA
- a CDS encoding 7-cyano-7-deazaguanine/7-aminomethyl-7-deazaguanine transporter, with the translated sequence MYEFTAAQQKKALFWLVLFHIFIIAASNYLVQFPFQIFGIFTTWGAFSFPFIFLATDLTVRIFGAPLARRIIFWVMLPALLLSYVFSVLFHNGNWTGWASLAEFNTFVGRIALASFSAYALGQILDIFVFNRLRRLKSWWAAPTASTVVGNALDTLVFFAIAFYASNDEFMAANWQGIAFVDYLFKLAICTLFFLPAYGIVLSILTKKLTSLNVRQEMPESVLAK
- the folP gene encoding dihydropteroate synthase is translated as MNTHIWQAGRFEIALDKPKIMGIVNLTPDSFSDGGTYSQNVQIALAHAEQLLKDGADILDIGGESTRPGSDDVSLEEEWARVQPVLAEVAKWNVPVSLDTRRTVIMEKALAQGGVDIINDVAALSDEGAVALLAQQPNTGVCLMHMQGLPKTMQLNPQYQDVVEEVARYLKARAAECVQAGIAPERITLDPGFGFGKNLQHNITLIKHLPELMEATGFPLLIGVSRKRMIGELTGEQDAAKRVHGSVAAALATVARGAQIIRVHDVKATSDALKVWEALGISA
- a CDS encoding NnrS family protein, producing the protein MNDLFKHPVWAMAFRPFYSLAALYGALSILLWGFGFQGTPELPGFYWHAHEMIWGYAGLVVIAFLLTAVATWTGQPPTRGKALAGLTAFWLLARICMFIPGWGVTASGIFGTIFFWYGAVCMALPVIRSQNKRNYVAVFAIFVLGGTHFAFHLKVQPFDAIALMTGLQSGLIMVAGFIGLIGMRIISFFTSKRLNVPQIPSPQWVAHASLWLPMLTAMLMAHNILPGLAALFALAAGVIFTVQVYRWWYKAVLKEPMLWILFAGYLFTGLGLIAVGISYWVPNFLNLGVHLIGVGGIGVLTLGMMARTALGHTGNSIYPPPKVVPVAFWLMIAATVVRVLATFVSGTAYTHSIRCSAALFAASLLLYAWKYIPWLIRPRSDGRPG
- the rpmA gene encoding 50S ribosomal protein L27; this encodes MASKKAGGSTRNGRDSEAKRLGVKAYGNELIPAGSIIVRQRGTKFHAGDNVGMGKDHTLFAKVDGYVEFKTKGALNRKTVSIRPYTGSEE